The Levilactobacillus namurensis genomic interval ATTGGAAATTATACCACATCTCTCAAGTGAACCCAGCAGTTTTTAGGAAGCTTTAAGGATTCTGCCCCAAAATCGGCGGTCATTCCGCTGAATAGTCGTCCGCTGACCATAAAAAAAGCCACCCTGGTTAGTGAGGGTGGCTCCTTTGTCTTCTGGACAACTGTATCCTAACAGTTTCACCAGCAGACCACAACTATCCTAACAGGTTAGCGTGGTCAGCCTTATTAACGGCCGCTTTTTAAAATGTATATATTCATTAAAAATTCATAACCGTTTTTTGAAAAGGCTTTCGTGATTAATACATCATCTTGGTGACCCATTGGCCATAAAGTTCCCGATTTTCATAGTCCAGCATGCCTGCATCTGCGGCTTGGGCAACGATTCGGTCGGTCGCCTTATCACGAGAAGTGGCCACCATCATCCGGTCCTGCAACGCGTCTACTAATGATTCAGAAGCAATACTTGCAGCTTGTTCATGCCAATTTTTATTCATATTTAAGGCTCCCTTTTGCTTATTTATACATTGTTTCATCAGTTTAAAACAACGTCCTTAAAATTGCAACCACAAATCGCGCGGAGCGGGTAAAAAAATTTATTGACCGAAAACAGCGTAGCAAAAAAGCCGCCGGTCTTGCCGACGACTTCTGAACAATTTACCATTTAGGCTCGTAGAAATGGCCAAGGACCTTGACCGTATCCGAGATGCTGACGAACGCTTTCGGATCCGCCTCTTCCATCGCAACTTCCAACGCGTCCATCTCATACCGTGTAATCACGGTAAACAGAATCGTCTTCTCATCATGGTGGTAGGCCCCTTCCGCCCCGTGAACGATGGTGATCCCCCGCCGCATGTGGTTCTGGATACTATCGATCACGGTCTTGGGCCGACTGGTGATCACCATGACCTGCATCCGCTGTTGTCGGGTGAACGTCATGTCAATGACTTTGGCGTTCACAAACAGCCCCAGCGCAGAGTAAAACGCGTACGGCCAACCGTAGACGAAGCCGGCACTGATCACGATCAAGCTGTTGAAGGCCATGTTGATAGACCCCATACTGCGCCCCGTCTTACGCCGGACCACGATACCGATGATGTCCAGTCCCCCGGTCGAGATACTGTTCTTCAACGCAAATCCCGTCCCGTACCCGTTCACGGCGCCCCCGAAGATCGCACAAATAATGGGGTCCGTGGTCAGATGAACCGGTTGAATGACCCGAATCATCGTGGAGGCAAAGACGACACAGATAAACGTAAAGACCGTAAAGGATTTACCAATTTGTTTCCATGCCAACACGAACAGCGGCACGTTGATCAAGAAGAGCCCGAGGGCTGTCGTGATCTGCACGGGAGCATACCGTCCGGTCAACGTATTGATCAATTGGGCAAGCCCCGTCGCCCCGGAGGAATAAATGTGTCCGGGGGTCCAGAAAAAGTTCACCGCAATTGACACCAAGACCCCGTAGAAAAACGCCACGGAAAACTTGGCCGTATAGGTATGCCGTCTGAATAACTGCTGCACATCGTCCATGATTTAAACCCCAACCTCACTTACTTTATCTTTAATATCGCGCGCCTAAGTATAGCATTTATCGCGAATGGCCACCAACGGAAAAGCCAATCTCTTAGTGACTTCTAATGCTGTTGCCAGTGTTCCTTGACGAACGCTTCCCGGCCGCCGGCTTCCTGTTCAGCCATCCGTGCCGGATTCTTCCGGTAGAACTGCTGGTGGCGTTCCTCGGCCGGATAGAACGGCTGAACCACTTGAATCTGCGTTACGATGGGCCGGTCAAATTGCTCGCGGGCCTGCAACGCCCGTTTGGACGCTGCCGCGGTCGCCTGCTGGGCCGCGCTGTTCACGAAGATCACTGGCCGATAGTTATCGCCCCGATCCTGAAATTGTCCACCGGCATCAGTTGGATCTGTTTGTTGCCAGTAGAGCTCTACCAACTGGGCATAGCTCACCACGGCGGGATCGAACCAGATTTTCACCGCTTCGGTGTGTCCCGTGGTGTGCGCCTTAACCTGTTCATAGGTGGGATTGGCGACCGTCCCCCCGGTGTACCCGGATAAGACCTTGTGAATCCCCGGTTGTTCCTCAAACGGTTGAACCATGCACCAAAAACACCCACCGGCAAACGTTGCTGTTTCCAAACTCATTTTATCCCAACTTTCTTTCTCAACGATTCCCATCCTGACCTCAAAACACTTGAAATCAGGACGCTTCATTGGCTTAATTAAACGGCTTTTAGGCACAAAGGTCAAGGGAGTCATCTAAAAAAGGACGACTACCGAAGTAATCGCCCTTTCGTCAATGACTTAATTAGTTGTCCTGATCTTGATCCTCATCGGTGATGGCCAAGTCCAAGTCATCCAGTTGCTTGGGAGCAACCGTACTTGGCGCTTGAGTCATTGGTTCCGTAGCCTTCGAGTTCTTCGGGAAGGCAATCACGTCACGGATGTTGTCGCGCTTAGCTAACAAGCGAGCAAACCGATCTAGGCCAATCGCCAGACCACCATGAGGCGGGAACCCGTAATCTAACGCCTTTAACAGGAAGCCAAACTGCTTTTCGGCCCGTTCTGGCGTAAAGCCCAAGGCCTTGAGCATCTTCATCTGCAGGTCGCGCGTGTGAATCCGGATGGACCCACCCCCTAATTCCAGACCGTTCAAGATGATGTCGTAGCTCTGTGCATAAGCCTTGTGGGGGTCTTCACCCTCGTTCAAGTAATGCTCATCACCCTGCTTAGGCATCGTGAATGGGTGATGTGCAGGTACCCAACGCTTCAAGTCCACATCGTAGTCGAACAGTGGCCAGTTCACAATCCACAGGAAGGCCCACTTGTTTTCGTCGATCATGCCTTGGTGCTTGGCAATGTCGACCCGCAAGTAAGACAACGTTTGGGCAACGACTCGCTTGGAGTCCGCAGCGAACAGCAATAGGTCGCCACTCTTGGCGCCCGTTGCGGCCGTGATCTTGGCGAAGTAGTCGCCATCCTTGAAGAACTTCGCGATAGGCCCGCTAAAGCCATCATCGGTAACCTTCATCCAGGCTAAGCCCTTCGCACCGAAGCGTTCGATGTATTTCGCGTACTTGTCCAGGTCCTTACGACTGTATAGGTCAGCCCCGCCTGGTACGGCGATGGCTTTGACCTGGCCACCATTTTCAACGGCGCCAGAGAAGACCTTAAAGTCGGTGTCCTTCATGATCTCTGACAGGTCCTTCAGTTCCATACCGAACCGGACATCCGGTTGGTCGGTCCCGAAGCGTGCCATGGATTCATCCCAGTCCATCCGCTTGAATGGTAAGGTCACGTCGACGTTTAAGGTATCCTTCATAACCTTCGCAATCAGGCCTTCGGTAATGTCTTGGATTTCTTCAGCCGTTAAGAAGGACGTTTCCAAATCAATCTGGGTGAATTCAGGTTGCCGGTCACCCCGCAAGTCTTCGTCCCGGAAGCACCGTGCAATCTGGTAGTACCGGTCGAAGCCCGCACCCATCAGCAACTGCTTAAAGAGTTGTGGGGATTGTGGCAAGGCGTAGAAGTGACCCTTATAGATCCGGGAAGGCACCAGGTAGTCCCGAGCGCCTTCTGGCGTTGACTTAGTCAAATCCGGCGTTTCGATGTCAATAAAGCCGTTATTGTCGAAGTAGCTGTGGACGGATTGAATGATCCGGTTCCGCAACATAATCCCTTGTTGCATTTCCGGACGCCGCAAGTCCAGGTAACGGTACTGTAACCGCAGGTCATCGGACGCCGTGATGCCGTCCTTGATGTCAAACGGCGGCGTCTTGGCCTTGTTCAACAGGTTGATTCCCAGAACTTGGACTTCCACTTTCCCCGTCCGCATATCCGGATTGATTTCCTTACCGACCCGCGCAACGACTTTCCCTTGGATCTCAATCACGTATTCGCTCCGTAATTGTTCCGCAACGGCAAAGGCGTCCTTATCATACTTTTCACTAAAGACCAGTTGGACGATGCCTTCGCGGTCCCGCAGATCAACGAAGATCAAGCCGCCTAAGTCCCGGCGTTTTTGGACCCAACCCTTTAAGACAATGGTTTGGTCCAGATACTGTTCGTCGACTAAGCCGGCGTACGTGGTACGTTTCAAATCTTTTTCCATTGATTTTCCCCTCTTATTTTGTGTTGAAGCCTTCGCTCACAACTTTTTGAAAATCTTGGTAAATATCCGCCAACGGCACACTGATTTCTTCACCCGTGGCCATGGCCTTTAAGTTCGCCGTCTGATTGGCCAACTCTTGGTCTCCAATCGTCAGGGTGTACTTGGCGGCTAAACGGTTAGCCGTCTTGAACTGGGCCTTAGGCTTACGGCCAAGATAGTCCCGGTCGGCCGTCAAGCCCGCGTGCCGAATCGCCTGAACCAGCTTCAACGTCTCAATCGACGTGTCATCCCCGATTCCTACGATGTAGACATCTAACGGATGGTCGTTAGGAACCGCCACTTGTTCGGCTTCCATCAGCAAGACTAACCGTTCGACACCCATCCCGAAGCCCACACCAGGCATTTCGGGGCCACCCAGTTCCTTGACCAGTCCGTTGTACCGGCCACCGGCCAAGACCGTGGTGTATCCTTCGCCCAATGCCGGTGAATCCGCCATGATTTCGAAAATGGTGTGGTTGTAGTAATCCAACCCCCGTACCATGGTCGCATCGACGTCGTAAGCGATGCCTAAAGCATCCAGGCTCGCCTTGACCTGGTCAAAGTGGGCCGTGGCTTCGGGCGTCAAGAAGTCCAGAATCGACGGTGCATCCGCAACGATGGCCTGATCGTGTTGGTCCTTGCTGTCCAAGACTCGCAACGGGTTCTTGTGCAACCGGACCTTGGAATCATCACTTAACTCTTCAAAGTGGGGTTCCAAGAACGCAATGAGGGCTTGCCGGTAAGCATCCCGGGTCTCTTTGTCGCCCAACGTGTTCAGCGCTAACCGTAAGTGGGTCAACCCCAGCTTGCTGAGGAGGTTCATCCCCAAAGCAATCACTTCAACGTCTAACTCCGGCGCATCACTCCCGAAGGCTTCCACCCCGATCTGATGGAATTCCCGTTGCCGACCGGATTGGGGCCGTTCGTAACGGAACATGGGGCCCATGTAGTAGACCTTGTAAGGCTTAGTGGTCTCCGGACCATACAGCTTATTTTCAACGAAGGCCCGCACGACCCCCGCCGTTCCTTCCGGACGCAGGGATAAGTGCCGATCCCCCTTATCCTTAAAGTCGTACATTTCCTTCGTCACGATATCCGAAGTATCCCCGGATGTCCGGGAGAAGACGTCGAAGTTCTCAAACATCGGCGTCCGAATCTCATCGAACCGGTAACGGGCGAACAAGTCCCGCGCCGTGGCTTCGACGAATTGCCAGGTCTCAGAGGTCCCGGGTAAAATATCCGCCGTTCCTTTTGGCCGTTGGTAACGCATATACATTCTTCCTTTCTTGGCGCTGCCCAAAATAAAAAACGCCCCTGTCAATTGACAAGGGCGCAGGTATGCACGGTACCACCTTTTTATTTTCTCAGCAGGATAACGTTGCAAACGAATGGCCACATCAGGACCATTAGCCTCAAAAGTGTCTTCAAATTCACCACGTTGGTTGCTTTCAGCGAGACAACCTCTCTGTAAACGGATAACCTTCTACTAGTCTTTCTCATCGGCTTCTATTTTATTCTCCTTAAGAATACTGAAAGCTTTGCCAAAAGTCAAGGTTCCCGCTGATAAGTTAGCAGGTTGTCCCCGTCGGGCGTGGTATAATTGTCATAATTTGAAAAAGGGAGCACGGACATGCATTTTAAACCAAAGAACTGGGCTGGCCTGGTCACCAGCCTAATTATTTTACTGGTCGCCGGGGGCCTGCTGATTGCGTTCGTCCGCAACAACGCCGTAACCGCCACCGTCAGCAATCTAAACCTGCGACGGGGCCCGGGATTGACCTACGCCGTGACCACCAAAGTGGCCAAAAATAGCCGGCTCACCATCATCGGCGAAAAAGATAACTGGTACCACGTGCGCGACAGCCAGAACCACTTCGGGTGGGTCGCCAGTTGGTTAGTTGATCATCCGGGCAAATTGACTCACGCCACCACCCTCTCCGAAGCCACCATTGTCCTGGACCCCGGACACGGGGGCAGCGATTCCGGTGCTCTGTCGATCGACCAGAAACACGATGAGAAGACCTACACCCTCGAGTTGGCCCAACGGGTGGCTCGCCTGCTCCGGGCCAAGGGGGCTCACGTCATCATGACCCGCAATTCGGATACCACGGTCAGCTTAGCTCACCGCCCCGAACTCGCCAACACCCACCAAGCGGACGCTTTCATCAGCTTCCACTTTGATTCCTCTCCCACCGATAACCTGGCTTCCGGGACCACGACCTACTACTACCACCGCAAGACCTCATACGCCCTGGCACAGGCCGTCAACCAGGAGATGAACGATTTACCGCTGACTAATCGGGGCATCCGTTACGGAAACTTCGAAGTCATTCGGGATAACCGGCAACCAGCCCTCCTGTTAGAAATGGGCTACATCAACACTAAAAAGGACTTTAACGACATTCGCAACGCACACTACCAAGAGACGGTAGCCAACAACGTCGTTCAAGGCCTCAGTCGCTACTTTACGACTCAGCATTAATCATTTAGAAAGAAGCGAATCTCTATGCAACTATCAGCAAATTGGCTCGCCCAATTACCAGTACCTACCGTTACCGCCGCCACCCCCGTCTCCGGTGGCGACATCAACCAGGCGTTTCGCCTAACGACCGCCGAAGGGCCCTACTTTTTACTGGTCCAACCCCAGACACCTGCGAGCTTCTACACCCACGAGGTGGCGGGACTGCACGCGCTTGGCCAGGCCTTCAACGTTCCCGACGTGATCGGCACCGGCACCATCGACGGGGACGCCTACCTATTGTTGGAATTTCTGGAAACGGGTACCGGTTCCCAGTACCAACTGGGGCAAGCCGTCGCCCGGGTCCACCAAGTGACTGCGCCCAAATTCGGCTTGGCGACCAGGACAACCTGGTCGCCAAGCTTCCCAAGCATAACCAGTGGCAGTCTGATTGGACCACCTTTTACCTGCAACAACGACTCGACCCGCTGGTGCAACGGGCCCAAGCCCATCACCTCTGGAACGCACACCGGGAGCGTGAGTATCAACGGGTTCGTCAGGCCATCATTACCGAGAACCAGGACCGCAAAATCGTGTCCGCCCTACTTCACGGCGACCTCTGGGCGGGAAATTACCTCTTCACCGCCGAAGGCACCCCCACGTTGATTGATCCCGATACCCTGTACGGTGACCGCGAGTTCGACCTGGCCATGACCACCATCTTCGGCGGCTTCGATGGCGACTTCTATAAGGGCTACCAAGACGCCTACCCACTCGACGCCGGGTACGCTGACCGGTTGCCCCATTACCAGCTCTACTACCTCCTAGCCCACCTGAACCTCTTCGGTGAGACTTACGGTGAAGCCGTTGATGTCACCTTAAGTCGAGGATAGGCGTCATCCCTTCAACTAGACGCTAAAAGCCTCAGCACCTTAACGCGTGCTGAGGCTTTTTAATTAGCTTAATTCGTAGCTGATAGTTACTTGGCCAATAGCCAGGTCTGCAGCTCACCCAATTGCGTGACCCGAATCTCTGGTTGACTCTCATCAACGATTAGGTGTTCCGAGTCGAAGAGGGCACCAGCCATTCCCGCCCGGTGGCCCGCTTGCACATCTAAGTTCCGGTCACCAATCATGATGGCCGTTTGCGGGTCAACGTCATATTGCCGACATAGCGCTTGCAGGCTAGTGGGGTCCGGCTTCCGTGGATACTGATCTGCCGCTGTCACGGCCCCCGTGAAGGCCGCCTTCAACCCTAACTCGGCCAACCGATCCAACGCCTTGGCATCCCGGTGCGTCACTAAAAAGTGATGCCCGCCCTGGTGACCCACGGCGGTTAACAATTCCGCGGCTCCGGCAAACGCCTGGGCTTGTGCCAGCTTAGGGGCAGCGGCGAGCTGGTAGAGCTTGGCCAGTCGCTCCTTTCCCAGGCTAAACTCCGCTGAGAACCGCTGCAGGGCGGTCCCCAGACTATGTTGCCGCATGGTCTTGTAAATTTCTACCGTATCGATCTCAAAATCGTTGACCCCATCATCTACCAGGGCCTCGCTGAACGCGGCGACCATCCCCGGATAAGTATTGACCAAAGTCCCGTCAAAATCCCAAAATAAATTCTGATAACGCATGATCTGGGCTACCTCCTCAAAAAAACGGCCAGCAGGAACACTGGTCGTTTCGATTATCGTTTAAAGTTGATCCGTATCGAACCAAATCGTTACCGGTCCGTCGTTGGTCAGTGCGACTTGCATGTCCGCACCAAAGACGCCCGTCTCCACGGGAATCCCCGTAGCCGCTAGCTTAGTGTTGAACTCGTCGTATAGCTGATGCGCGTGGTCGGGATCTCCCGCCCCCACGAAGCTGGGCCGGTTGCCCTTCTTGGTGTTGGCGTATAGCGTAAACTGGGAGACCGACAGAACGCTGCCCTGGACATCGGCGATGCTCAGGTTCATCTTGCCCGCCGCATCACTGAAGACCCGCAACCGACTGATCTTGCGCACCAGGTAGTCCACCTGTTCGCTGGTATCACTATCCTCGGCACCCACCAATAGGCAGAAGCCCGGGCCAATCTGACCCTGGACCTGACCATCGATGGTCACACTGGCTTGGGTGACCCGTTGCAGTAAAATTCGCATCTCGTGTCCTCCTAACGGAACGGGCGCTTAACCACGTAAACGTCCGGTACGTTCTTGATATTATCCATGACCCGTTGCAGCTCCCACTTGTTACGGATTCCCAGGCTCACCGAGATGATGACCATCTTATTATGGTCGACCTTCCCGTTGATCGATGTCAGATCCTTGGTGGAGTTGTTGATCATTCGCAAGACCTCGTTTAGCAGGCCGTTCCGGTTGTAACCTTGAACTTCAATGTTGGCGTTGTAATTGGTCCGGTTCCCGTGTTCGTCGCCCCACTTGACGGAGACGATTCGTTCGCCGTTCTCTTCAGCGTGGCGAACGTTGGGACAATCCGTCCGGTGCACGGAAACTCCCCGGCCCTTGGTGATGTACCCCACAATGGGGTCTCCCGGTACCGGTGAACAACAGTGACTCAGCCGGACCAACAGGTTATCGACGCCTTCGATCACGACGCCATCCGGTTGCTTCTTCCGGTCCTTTTTGTCCGTATCCCCATCGTTCTTGATGGTCTGGTGCTCTTCCAACAGCTCGCGTTCTTCTTGGCGGCGGCGTTCGTCCTCAGCGGCTTGTCGCTGATCTTCCGTCAGACGGTTAACCACCCCGCGGGGCTGCAGATCACCGAACCCAATGGCGGCCATCAGGTCATCGACTTGCTGGTAATGCAGCTTAGCCGTGACCTTATCCAGGTTCTCCTTGGTCAGGGTCGCTTTAGGATCATAACCCAAATCACGAACCATCCGCTCGACCATTTCTTCTCCCTGGTCGATGTTTTGTTCCCGATCCCGTTGTCGGAAGAACTGCTTGATCTTATTACGTGCGCGCCGCGTGGAAACCAGCTTCAACCAATCCCGACTAGGACCTGCCGAACTACTGGAAGTCCGAATGTCCACGATGTCTCCATTCTTGATCTCGTAATCCAGCGGCACGATTTTACCGTTGATGGTCGCGCCCGTGGTGTGGTGCCCGACCTCCGTGTGGATCGCGTAGGCCATATCTAACGGACCAGCCCCCTTGGGCAACTCTAAGACGTCACCTTTGGGCGTGAACGCGTACACGTGGTCCCCGAAGAGCTCACCCTTAACACTGTCCATGAAGTCGGCCGCGTCATCGGTGTCTTCTTGAAGTTCGATGATGTGCTTGAACAGGTTCAGCTTGTCCCCCGTGTTGGTGGCCTGAACCTTATCCTTCACACCTTCCTTGTAAGCCCAATGCGCCGCGACCCCGTATTCTGCCACGGCGTGCATTTCCTTAGTCCGGATCTGAACCTCCAGCGGCTTACCTTCGGGACCAATCACCGTGGTATGTAGCGACTGGTACATGTTGGCCTTAGGCATGGCAATGTAGTCTTTGAACCGGCCCGGCATGGGCTTCCACTGGGAGTGAATCGCTCCCAAAACCGCGTAACAGTCCTTGATGGTGTCCACGATCACCCGAATCGCTAACAGGTCATAAATTTGGCTAAATTGTTTATGTTGGTCCTTCATCTTACGGTAAATCGAGTAAATGTGCTTGGGCCGACCATAAATTTCCGGATTCAGCTTCAAATCCGCGATTGACGTCTGAATGTCCTGGATTGCCGCCGCAATGTAAGACTCCCGCTGGTCCCGCCGTGAGTTCATCAGGTGGACAATGCGGTAATATTGTTGGGGGTTCAGGTACCGCAGCGAAATATCTTCCAGCTCCCACTTAATGGTACTGATCCCCAACCGGTCGGCCAACGGCGCGTAAATTTCCAACGTCTCGTTGGCGATACGCCGTTGCTTATCCGGACGTAAGTGTTGCAACGTCCGCATGTTGTGCAGCCGGTCGGCTAACTTCACAATCATCACCCGGATATCCTTTGACATTGCCAAGAGCAATTTCCGGTGATTTTCCGCCAGCTGTTCCTTATTTGATTTGTACTTGATCTTTCCAAGCTTGGTGACGCCATCGACGATCAAAGCCACGTCGTCGCCAAATAGTTCCCGGACATCCCCCAACGTGACCCCCGTATCCTCCACGATATCGTGCAGGAACCCGGCAGAAACGGTTTCGGGATCCATGTTCAGGTCAGCCAGGATTCCCGCCACCTGAATGGGATGCATAATATAGGGTTGGCCAGACTGCCGGAACTGATCTTGATGGGCAACCGTTGCAAAATGACAGGCTTTGACCACCATTTCAACGTGTTCCGCATTCATATATTGTCCCACTCTGGCAATTACATCTTCAGCCGTCCAAACGCGTTCTTTGGTCATATCGGCCGTCACCACCCTTAGTTTTTAGTTTCTTGTGTTGTGACCATGGTACTTAACCCGGCCGTCAAATATGACAGGCACAGGTACACCAGTGCAAAGTACTGGGTATATCTCGGCAAGAAGGCATACGCCCCTAGCCAGTAACAGACTGGAAAAATCAGGACCCACCATTTAGGCTGCTGCCGACGGGCAATCACCCGTCCCACCGCAATCGCCGCGCCGCCGTTGATCACCAGCAGCAAGATGCCGAAACGAATCACGGCACTCACGGCTAACAGTTGAGCCACTGCCGGGACCACTAGCCCCAAACCGATGCCGACGACCCAATAGGGCCACCCGAGCTTCTTCAAATGATCCATTCTGACCCCCACCTAACTCTCTTTCAAGAATAATTGCAACCATTTTAGCATGTTTTCAGGCTGATTTCACCTGATTTTCAGGATTACTGCAGTTCCCACAAGACCGAGGCCGCCGTTAAGAAATACAGGGGCGCCGTCTCGGTCCGCAAGATACGCGGACCCAAGCCCACCAGGGTCGCACCAGCCGTCTGCGCCAGGGTGACCTCAGCGGGGCTAATCCCCCCCTCGGGCCCGAAGATGGCCAGAACCGTCTGTCCCGGAGTGACCGCTTGCAACGCCGTTTTAAGTGCGCTGTGTTCCCCCTGCTTGGCCGACTCCTCGTAGGCCATGACGGAATGGTCATAGGCCGACTGTAAAACGGCTTGTAGCGTCGGTGCATACGTTACATCCGGTCGGCGTAACCGGTGGGACTGTTCCGCTGCCCCGTGAGCGACCTTGGTCAAACGCGCCAACTTCTTCGCCACTTTATTCCCCTGCCACTTGGCCACTGACCAATCGGCACCGTAGAAGATCACGTGGGCGACCCCCATTTCGGTGGCCTTCTGCGTGATCCATTCCGCCTTCTCCTGCTTAGGTAAGCCGCAGGCAATCGTAATGGCTGCGGGCAACTCAACGGCTGGCGTCGGTACCGCTTGTAGCCGGATGGTCGCCGCTGTGGTATCTGCCGTCAGGAGCTCGCCGTGGAAGAGGTGGGCCTTAGCATCCACGAATTCCGCCGTATCGCCCACTGCCGCGCGTAAGACCACGACCCAGTGGTGGGTAGTTGCCGCATCCAGCGTGACCTGGTCACCATCTTGATGCTTGTGCTCTAAGAAATAGCGTTGCATCCTTACTCATCCTCCGTTGGTTTATGTGCGATCACGCCGCGCCAATCCTTCATCTGTAAGATGTTGTCAATGATGAAACCCTGCTTCTTCTGAGCGGCAACCACCGTCTCTAGTTTATCCGCAATAATCCCCGATGTCAGGAAATAACCCCCGGGCGTCAAGTTTTCCCACGCCTGCGGAACTAACGGAACAATGATCTCAGCCAGGATATTAGCTACGACTAAGTCGACCGGCTGGTGAATCCCGTTCAACAGATCATTGGGCTTAGCCACAACGTCCGCAGCAATTGGATTCAACGCCAAATTGGCCTTTGCAGACCGCACGGCAACGTCATCAAGGTCAAACGCCGTAATCTGGTCAACGCCTAAGAATTTAGCGGCGATGCTTAAGACCCCGGAACCCGTTCCCACGTCGTACATCCGCTCGCCGCCCCGAACCACCATTTCCAAGGCTGTCAGGGAAAGTTGCGTGGTCGGATGGGTCCCCGTCCCGAACGCCATCCCCGGGTCCAGGCGAATCACTTGCTCGCCCGGTTGAACCGGTTGATAGTCTTCCCAGCTAGGGGTCACGGTCAAATGCCGGGTGATCCGGACTGGATGGTAATATTTCTGCCAAGCGGTCGCCCAGCTCTCATCTGCCACCGCTTGGGTGGTCACTTTTCCGGGGGCGGCGTTTAAACCAAAGCTGGCCAGCTCATCGACCCGTTGTTTAATGGTGG includes:
- a CDS encoding bifunctional (p)ppGpp synthetase/guanosine-3',5'-bis(diphosphate) 3'-pyrophosphohydrolase, translated to MTKERVWTAEDVIARVGQYMNAEHVEMVVKACHFATVAHQDQFRQSGQPYIMHPIQVAGILADLNMDPETVSAGFLHDIVEDTGVTLGDVRELFGDDVALIVDGVTKLGKIKYKSNKEQLAENHRKLLLAMSKDIRVMIVKLADRLHNMRTLQHLRPDKQRRIANETLEIYAPLADRLGISTIKWELEDISLRYLNPQQYYRIVHLMNSRRDQRESYIAAAIQDIQTSIADLKLNPEIYGRPKHIYSIYRKMKDQHKQFSQIYDLLAIRVIVDTIKDCYAVLGAIHSQWKPMPGRFKDYIAMPKANMYQSLHTTVIGPEGKPLEVQIRTKEMHAVAEYGVAAHWAYKEGVKDKVQATNTGDKLNLFKHIIELQEDTDDAADFMDSVKGELFGDHVYAFTPKGDVLELPKGAGPLDMAYAIHTEVGHHTTGATINGKIVPLDYEIKNGDIVDIRTSSSSAGPSRDWLKLVSTRRARNKIKQFFRQRDREQNIDQGEEMVERMVRDLGYDPKATLTKENLDKVTAKLHYQQVDDLMAAIGFGDLQPRGVVNRLTEDQRQAAEDERRRQEERELLEEHQTIKNDGDTDKKDRKKQPDGVVIEGVDNLLVRLSHCCSPVPGDPIVGYITKGRGVSVHRTDCPNVRHAEENGERIVSVKWGDEHGNRTNYNANIEVQGYNRNGLLNEVLRMINNSTKDLTSINGKVDHNKMVIISVSLGIRNKWELQRVMDNIKNVPDVYVVKRPFR
- a CDS encoding 16S rRNA (uracil(1498)-N(3))-methyltransferase, yielding MQRYFLEHKHQDGDQVTLDAATTHHWVVVLRAAVGDTAEFVDAKAHLFHGELLTADTTAATIRLQAVPTPAVELPAAITIACGLPKQEKAEWITQKATEMGVAHVIFYGADWSVAKWQGNKVAKKLARLTKVAHGAAEQSHRLRRPDVTYAPTLQAVLQSAYDHSVMAYEESAKQGEHSALKTALQAVTPGQTVLAIFGPEGGISPAEVTLAQTAGATLVGLGPRILRTETAPLYFLTAASVLWELQ
- the prmA gene encoding 50S ribosomal protein L11 methyltransferase; this encodes MQWTEVSVLTTNEAVEAVSNILQEAGASGVKIDDAADYQHLQARPDEILDLGDIPHRTTGAEVTAYYPATVFVPEILPTIKQRVDELASFGLNAAPGKVTTQAVADESWATAWQKYYHPVRITRHLTVTPSWEDYQPVQPGEQVIRLDPGMAFGTGTHPTTQLSLTALEMVVRGGERMYDVGTGSGVLSIAAKFLGVDQITAFDLDDVAVRSAKANLALNPIAADVVAKPNDLLNGIHQPVDLVVANILAEIIVPLVPQAWENLTPGGYFLTSGIIADKLETVVAAQKKQGFIIDNILQMKDWRGVIAHKPTEDE